A genomic window from Nocardioides sp. BP30 includes:
- the nuoN gene encoding NADH-quinone oxidoreductase subunit NuoN → MFQQPHLEYGVLWPILLVFGLACVGIVVEAFAPRSRRFPLQVAMTGAGLVVALVRVIWIATDLNTGGATPHTVAEGAIVVDGPGVLLWAVILVVALAGVCLFAERQLDGGVSAFAGQAAALPGTAAERTASQQGLDHTEVYPLLLFAVGGMMLFPVAGDLLMLFVALEVLSLPLYLLVGLARRRRLLSQEAALKYFLLGAFSSGFFLYGLALVYGYAGTLDLAGIGRVVRHGGPNHPLLIVGMGLMAVGLLFKVGAVPFHAWTPDVYQGAPTAVTAWMSAATKVAAFGALLRLFVVAFGHDRLSWQPVLGVIAIATMLFGAGIAVVQSDVKRMLAYSAVAHTGFLLTGVVGFSAGDNDGADATHAVLFYLVAYSVATVGAFALVTVVRDSNGEATSFAKWTGLGRRSPSVAVLFALFLFSMAGIPLTGGFIGKWEVFTVALRAGYWPVVVAAIAASIVSVFFYVRFVLLLFFIEPKAADAAPEQSLGVVAVPAWGSIAVIAVCAAGTIFLGVLPDPVLHLIDNAGSFLG, encoded by the coding sequence GTCGCCCTGGTGCGCGTGATCTGGATCGCGACGGACCTCAACACCGGTGGCGCCACCCCGCACACCGTCGCGGAGGGAGCGATCGTCGTGGACGGCCCCGGCGTCCTGCTGTGGGCGGTGATCCTGGTGGTCGCCCTGGCCGGGGTCTGCCTGTTCGCCGAGCGCCAGCTCGACGGGGGCGTCTCCGCGTTCGCCGGTCAGGCCGCGGCGCTGCCGGGCACCGCGGCGGAGCGGACCGCCTCGCAGCAGGGCCTGGACCACACCGAGGTCTACCCGCTGCTGCTCTTCGCTGTCGGCGGGATGATGCTCTTCCCGGTCGCCGGCGACCTGCTGATGCTGTTCGTCGCGCTCGAGGTGCTGAGCCTGCCGCTCTACCTGCTGGTGGGACTGGCGCGCCGGCGCCGGCTGCTCTCCCAGGAGGCGGCGTTGAAGTACTTCCTGCTCGGCGCCTTCTCCTCCGGGTTCTTCCTCTACGGCCTCGCCCTGGTCTACGGGTACGCCGGCACACTCGACCTGGCCGGCATCGGCCGCGTCGTGCGGCACGGCGGCCCGAACCACCCGCTGCTGATCGTCGGGATGGGGCTGATGGCGGTGGGGCTGCTCTTCAAGGTCGGCGCTGTGCCGTTCCACGCCTGGACGCCGGACGTCTACCAGGGTGCGCCGACGGCCGTGACGGCCTGGATGAGTGCGGCGACCAAGGTGGCGGCCTTCGGGGCGCTGCTGCGGCTGTTCGTGGTCGCGTTCGGCCACGACCGGCTCTCCTGGCAGCCCGTGCTCGGCGTGATCGCCATCGCGACGATGCTCTTCGGGGCCGGGATCGCCGTCGTGCAGAGCGACGTGAAGCGGATGCTCGCCTACAGCGCGGTCGCCCACACCGGCTTCCTGCTCACCGGCGTGGTCGGCTTCTCGGCCGGCGACAACGACGGCGCCGACGCCACCCACGCCGTGCTCTTCTACCTGGTCGCCTACTCGGTCGCCACCGTCGGCGCCTTCGCGCTGGTCACCGTGGTCCGCGACAGCAACGGCGAGGCCACGTCCTTCGCCAAGTGGACAGGGCTGGGCAGACGCTCGCCGAGCGTGGCGGTGCTGTTCGCACTCTTCCTGTTCTCGATGGCCGGCATCCCGTTGACCGGCGGCTTCATCGGGAAGTGGGAGGTCTTCACGGTGGCGCTGCGGGCAGGCTACTGGCCGGTGGTGGTGGCGGCGATCGCTGCCAGCATCGTCTCGGTCTTCTTCTACGTGCGCTTCGTGCTGCTGCTGTTCTTCATCGAGCCGAAGGCGGCCGACGCGGCCCCGGAGCAGTCGCTCGGTGTCGTCGCCGTACCGGCCTGGGGGAGCATCGCGGTGATAGCGGTCTGCGCGGCCGGCACGATTTTCCTCGGCGTCCTGCCGGACCCCGTTCTGCATCTGATCGACAATGCGGGATCATTCCTCGGGTGA
- a CDS encoding polyprenyl synthetase family protein — protein MSTADLALPISDEALAQRLSARLALVEKALADHVRSRSPFVSEAAAHLLEAGGKRFRPLLVLLAAETGDQPDADDVITAACVVELTHLASLYHDDVMDEALVRRAADSANARFDNNIAILTGDLLFARSSELTADLGADAVGIQSRAFARLVEGQILEGVAPGPGEDPVAHHLDVVAGKTGALIATSALYGARFGGASREIEEALTAYGEIVGVAFQISDDILDIASESDESGKTPGTDLREGVPTLPVLIARRSSAPEDRRLLELLDTDLDDDEALAECLALLRTHPAMDEARAYVVGEAQKAKALLEVLPQGPVRDALERFADVVAVRSA, from the coding sequence GTGAGCACTGCTGACCTGGCCCTGCCCATCTCCGACGAGGCCCTCGCCCAGCGCCTGAGCGCGCGGCTGGCGCTGGTGGAGAAGGCTCTGGCCGACCACGTCCGCAGCCGGTCGCCGTTCGTCAGCGAGGCCGCCGCCCACCTGCTCGAGGCCGGCGGGAAGCGGTTCCGCCCGCTGTTGGTGCTGCTGGCGGCCGAGACCGGCGATCAGCCCGATGCCGACGACGTGATCACCGCCGCCTGCGTCGTGGAGCTCACCCACCTGGCCTCGCTCTACCACGACGACGTCATGGACGAGGCGCTCGTGCGCCGTGCCGCCGACTCGGCCAACGCCCGCTTCGACAACAACATCGCCATCCTCACCGGCGACCTGCTCTTCGCCCGCTCCTCCGAGCTCACCGCCGACCTGGGCGCCGACGCCGTCGGCATCCAGTCGCGGGCCTTCGCCCGACTGGTGGAGGGCCAGATCCTCGAGGGCGTCGCACCGGGGCCGGGCGAGGATCCGGTCGCGCACCACCTCGACGTGGTCGCCGGCAAGACGGGTGCGCTGATCGCCACCTCCGCGCTGTACGGCGCCCGGTTCGGTGGGGCGTCGCGCGAGATCGAGGAGGCGCTGACGGCGTACGGCGAGATCGTCGGCGTCGCCTTCCAGATCTCCGACGACATCCTCGACATCGCCTCCGAGTCCGACGAGTCCGGCAAGACGCCCGGAACCGACCTGCGCGAGGGTGTGCCCACCCTGCCGGTGTTGATCGCCCGGCGCTCCTCGGCACCGGAGGACCGCCGGCTGCTGGAGTTGCTCGACACCGACCTCGACGACGACGAGGCGCTGGCCGAGTGCTTGGCACTGCTACGGACTCATCCGGCGATGGACGAGGCCCGCGCGTACGTGGTGGGCGAGGCGCAGAAGGCCAAGGCGCTGCTGGAGGTGCTGCCACAGGGACCGGTGCGCGACGCCCTGGAGCGGTTCGCCGACGTGGTGGCGGTGCGCTCGGCCTGA
- a CDS encoding 2-oxoacid:ferredoxin oxidoreductase subunit beta, translated as MSVDLENPSFRSGIESVPTTDMPQTGKEFTSDQEVRWCPGCGDYAVLKAVQGFLPGLGLRRENIVFVSGIGCSSRFPYYLDTYGMHSIHGRAPSIATGIATAREDLSVWVVTGDGDALSIGGNHLIHALRRNVNLTILLFNNRIYGLTKGQYSPTSETGKVTKSTPVGSIDHPFNPVSLALGAEATFVARTIDSDRSHLTAVLSAAAAHRGAALVEIYQNCPIFNDGAFDDLKSPDTKAGAIIPLVHGEPIVFGADGSQGLIRDSATGGVKVAAVAEVGLGSVLVHDAHHPDPTTAFALSRLTDAGVLHRSPIGIFRQVQRPTYDDQARAQVADARAATDGAPEERLAALLNAGDTWTVG; from the coding sequence ATGTCAGTCGATCTCGAGAACCCGTCCTTCCGCTCCGGCATCGAGTCGGTCCCGACCACCGACATGCCCCAGACGGGCAAGGAGTTCACCTCCGACCAGGAGGTGCGCTGGTGCCCCGGTTGCGGTGACTACGCCGTCCTGAAGGCGGTGCAGGGCTTCCTCCCCGGTCTCGGCCTGCGCCGCGAGAACATCGTCTTCGTCTCCGGCATCGGGTGCTCGTCGCGGTTCCCCTACTACCTCGACACCTACGGCATGCACTCGATCCACGGCCGTGCGCCGTCGATCGCGACCGGCATCGCGACCGCCCGCGAGGACCTCTCGGTGTGGGTCGTCACCGGCGACGGCGACGCGCTCTCGATCGGCGGCAACCACCTGATCCACGCGCTGCGCCGCAACGTGAACCTGACGATCCTGCTGTTCAACAACCGGATCTACGGTCTGACCAAGGGCCAGTACTCCCCCACCTCCGAGACCGGCAAGGTCACCAAGTCGACTCCGGTCGGGTCGATCGACCACCCCTTCAACCCGGTCTCGCTGGCCCTGGGTGCCGAGGCGACGTTCGTGGCGCGCACGATCGATTCCGACCGCTCGCACCTGACCGCGGTGCTCTCGGCGGCGGCCGCCCACCGCGGCGCCGCGCTGGTCGAGATCTACCAGAACTGCCCGATCTTCAACGACGGCGCCTTCGACGACCTCAAGAGCCCCGATACCAAGGCAGGCGCGATCATCCCGCTGGTCCACGGTGAGCCGATCGTCTTCGGCGCCGACGGGTCCCAGGGCCTCATCCGCGACTCGGCCACCGGCGGCGTGAAGGTCGCCGCGGTCGCCGAGGTGGGTCTGGGGAGCGTGCTCGTCCACGACGCGCACCACCCCGACCCCACCACCGCCTTCGCCCTCTCGCGGCTGACCGACGCCGGCGTCCTGCACCGGTCTCCGATCGGCATCTTCCGCCAGGTCCAGCGCCCGACGTACGACGATCAGGCCCGCGCCCAGGTAGCCGATGCCCGGGCCGCCACCGACGGAGCACCCGAGGAGCGGCTCGCCGCCCTGCTCAACGCCGGGGACACCTGGACCGTCGGCTGA
- a CDS encoding 2-oxoacid:acceptor oxidoreductase subunit alpha: MAKQVKQLDRVVIRFAGDSGDGMQLTGDRFTQESAVFGNDLMTLPNFPAEIRAPQGTIPGVSSFQVHFADHDVMTAGDAPDVLVAMNPAALRANLAELPKGATIIVDTADFTTRNLAKAGYHTNPLEPGEGPSPLADFQVHPVDLTGMTVAAVKEFGLSRKDASRAKNMFALGLLSWMYGRPTESTIAFLSRRFAKVPEIRDANITAFKTGWNYGETTEAFAVSYEIKPAPVPAGTYRNITGNLALAYGLVAAGVRSGLPVFLGSYPITPASDILHELSKHKSFGVTTFQAEDEIAGVGSAIGASYAGSLGVTTTSGPGIALKGEAIGLAVMTELPLIVVNVQRGGPSTGLPTKTEQSDLLQAMFGRNGEAPVPIVAPATPGDCFDAALEAARIAVTYRTPVMLLSDGYLANGSEPWRIPAVEDLPVIDPAFATGPNHGGEGGTGEFWPYLRDEQTLARPWAIPGTPGLEHRIGGLEKGDGHGNISYDPANHDLMVRHRAAKVARIAASLPPLEVDDPSGPPGEGRAKVLVIGWGSTYGPIGSAVRHVRKAGFDVAQAHLRHLNPFPDDLGAILRRYDKVLVPEMNMGQLSLLLRARYLVDAVGFNVVRGLPLKSSELAEAIGALVAEAEGVTVDLSNTAIEPGEEL; the protein is encoded by the coding sequence GTGGCGAAGCAGGTCAAGCAGCTCGATCGGGTGGTCATCCGGTTCGCAGGCGACTCCGGTGACGGCATGCAGCTCACCGGCGACCGGTTCACCCAGGAGTCCGCCGTCTTCGGCAACGACCTCATGACGTTGCCGAACTTCCCAGCCGAGATCCGCGCCCCCCAGGGCACGATCCCCGGCGTCTCGTCCTTCCAGGTGCACTTCGCCGATCACGACGTCATGACCGCCGGCGATGCTCCCGACGTGCTGGTCGCGATGAACCCGGCCGCACTGCGGGCGAACCTGGCCGAGCTGCCCAAGGGCGCCACGATCATCGTGGACACCGCCGACTTCACCACCCGGAACCTGGCCAAGGCCGGCTACCACACCAACCCGCTCGAGCCCGGAGAGGGACCGAGCCCGTTGGCCGACTTCCAGGTCCACCCCGTCGACCTGACGGGCATGACCGTCGCGGCGGTCAAGGAGTTCGGCCTCTCCCGCAAGGACGCCTCGCGCGCGAAGAACATGTTCGCGCTCGGGCTGCTGTCGTGGATGTACGGCCGGCCCACCGAGTCGACGATCGCGTTCCTGAGCCGGCGGTTCGCCAAGGTGCCCGAGATCCGCGACGCGAACATCACCGCGTTCAAGACCGGGTGGAACTACGGCGAGACCACCGAGGCCTTCGCCGTCTCCTACGAGATCAAGCCGGCGCCGGTGCCGGCGGGCACCTACCGCAACATCACCGGCAACCTGGCGCTCGCGTACGGCCTGGTCGCCGCGGGCGTGCGCTCCGGTCTCCCCGTCTTCCTGGGGTCCTACCCCATCACCCCGGCCTCGGACATCCTGCACGAGCTCTCCAAGCACAAGTCCTTCGGCGTGACGACGTTCCAGGCCGAGGACGAGATCGCCGGTGTCGGGTCGGCGATCGGCGCCTCGTACGCCGGCTCCCTCGGGGTGACCACCACCTCCGGACCGGGCATCGCGCTCAAGGGTGAGGCGATCGGCCTCGCGGTGATGACCGAGCTTCCGCTGATCGTCGTCAACGTGCAGCGCGGCGGGCCCTCCACCGGCCTGCCGACCAAGACCGAGCAGTCCGACCTGCTCCAGGCGATGTTCGGCCGCAACGGCGAGGCGCCGGTGCCGATCGTCGCGCCCGCGACACCGGGCGACTGCTTCGACGCCGCGCTCGAGGCCGCCCGGATCGCCGTCACCTACCGCACCCCGGTGATGCTGCTCTCCGACGGCTACCTGGCCAACGGATCCGAGCCCTGGCGCATCCCGGCGGTCGAGGACCTGCCCGTCATCGACCCTGCCTTCGCGACCGGGCCCAACCACGGCGGCGAGGGCGGGACGGGGGAGTTCTGGCCCTACCTGCGCGACGAGCAGACCCTCGCGCGGCCCTGGGCGATCCCCGGTACGCCGGGTCTGGAGCACCGCATCGGCGGCCTGGAGAAGGGCGATGGTCACGGGAACATCTCCTACGACCCCGCCAACCACGACCTGATGGTCCGTCACCGCGCCGCCAAGGTGGCCCGCATCGCCGCATCGCTGCCGCCGCTCGAGGTCGACGACCCGTCCGGTCCGCCCGGGGAGGGGCGCGCCAAGGTGCTGGTGATCGGCTGGGGCTCGACCTACGGCCCGATCGGATCGGCGGTGCGTCATGTCCGCAAGGCCGGCTTCGACGTCGCCCAGGCCCATCTGCGGCACCTCAACCCCTTCCCCGACGACCTCGGGGCGATCCTCCGGCGCTACGACAAGGTGCTGGTGCCGGAGATGAACATGGGCCAGCTCTCCCTGCTGCTGCGCGCCCGCTACCTCGTCGACGCCGTCGGGTTCAACGTGGTGCGCGGCCTGCCGCTGAAGTCCTCGGAGCTGGCCGAGGCGATCGGCGCCCTGGTCGCGGAGGCCGAGGGCGTGACCGTCGACCTGTCGAACACCGCCATCGAGCCCGGCGAGGAGCTGTGA
- a CDS encoding extracellular solute-binding protein translates to MTSIKVTAALVAAGVLALTGCGSNSGSSSAGTLNIVGFSVMEQANQKVFAAFEKTAAGKGWNLQGAYGASGTERDAVIGGQKADEVHLSLEPDVAKLVDAGKVASSWADNATKGICTDSVVVFGVQKGNPKGIKTWDDLLKPGVQIVTPDPGSSGSAKWNLLAAYGAYLQETGSPAGAEADMKKFMANVVSWPSSGRDATSAFENGTGDVLLSYENEMILARQSGQSIDYTDPDTSLLIENPCAVTKDAPKAASDFLAFQKSAAGQKLYVETGFRPLAGVDTGTVTVKGANDPSNPFPTIAHLQTIDKDFGGWDSANTKYFDETNGILTKLKADYSK, encoded by the coding sequence ATGACGTCGATCAAGGTCACGGCTGCGCTCGTCGCTGCCGGGGTGCTGGCCTTGACCGGGTGCGGCAGCAACTCCGGTTCATCCAGTGCGGGAACACTCAACATCGTCGGCTTCTCCGTGATGGAGCAGGCCAACCAGAAGGTGTTCGCCGCCTTCGAGAAGACCGCGGCCGGCAAGGGGTGGAACCTCCAGGGTGCCTACGGCGCCTCCGGCACCGAGCGTGATGCGGTGATCGGCGGCCAGAAGGCCGACGAGGTCCACCTCTCCCTCGAGCCCGACGTCGCCAAGCTGGTCGACGCCGGCAAGGTCGCCTCCTCCTGGGCGGACAACGCGACCAAGGGCATCTGCACCGACTCCGTCGTCGTCTTCGGCGTCCAGAAGGGCAACCCCAAGGGCATCAAGACCTGGGACGACCTGCTCAAGCCGGGCGTACAGATCGTCACGCCGGACCCGGGCTCCTCCGGCTCGGCGAAGTGGAACCTGCTGGCTGCCTACGGCGCCTACCTCCAGGAGACCGGCAGTCCCGCGGGCGCCGAGGCCGACATGAAGAAGTTCATGGCCAACGTGGTCAGCTGGCCCAGCTCGGGCCGCGACGCCACCAGCGCGTTCGAGAACGGCACCGGCGACGTCCTGCTCTCCTACGAGAACGAGATGATCCTGGCGCGCCAGTCGGGTCAGAGCATCGACTACACCGACCCCGACACCAGCCTCCTGATCGAGAACCCGTGCGCGGTGACCAAGGACGCGCCGAAGGCCGCCAGCGACTTCCTCGCCTTCCAGAAGTCCGCTGCCGGGCAGAAGCTGTACGTCGAGACCGGGTTCCGCCCGCTCGCCGGTGTCGACACCGGCACGGTGACGGTCAAGGGTGCCAACGACCCGAGCAACCCGTTCCCGACCATCGCGCACCTGCAGACCATCGACAAGGACTTCGGCGGCTGGGACTCGGCCAACACGAAGTACTTCGACGAGACCAACGGCATCCTCACCAAGCTCAAGGCTGACTACAGCAAGTGA
- a CDS encoding ABC transporter permease — MSARPLGRGAGLGLGVAMIWFSLLILIPLAAIIVKAAGGGPSTFGHVLTESETRDALLLTVKMSVIVTIVNVVVGTLIAWELVRDRPARARGAAAVGEWFWGKVRVVIDLVIDIPFALPTIVAGLVLLSLYGPHSPLGLHWAPTTQKAILVAIAFVTLPFVVRTVQPVLEELDTDVEDAAASLGAGRLTILRRIVLPSVLPAIFAGASLSFARGLSEYGSLVLLSSNSPHRTETVSVRLFAFIEQSNTRSAAALATILLVVALLAIVVLDVVQRRVARRG; from the coding sequence GTGAGCGCGAGGCCGTTGGGTCGCGGCGCCGGGCTGGGACTCGGCGTCGCGATGATCTGGTTCAGCCTCCTGATCCTCATCCCGCTGGCCGCCATCATCGTGAAGGCGGCCGGCGGGGGTCCGTCCACGTTCGGCCACGTGCTGACCGAGAGCGAGACCCGCGACGCACTGCTCCTCACCGTGAAGATGAGCGTGATCGTCACCATCGTCAACGTCGTGGTCGGCACGCTGATCGCGTGGGAGCTGGTCCGTGACCGGCCCGCTCGGGCGCGAGGTGCGGCGGCGGTGGGCGAGTGGTTCTGGGGCAAGGTCCGGGTCGTGATCGACCTGGTCATCGACATCCCGTTCGCGCTGCCGACGATCGTCGCCGGCCTGGTGCTGCTCTCGCTGTACGGGCCGCACAGCCCGCTCGGCCTGCACTGGGCGCCGACGACGCAGAAGGCCATCCTGGTCGCGATCGCGTTCGTCACGCTGCCGTTCGTCGTACGGACGGTGCAGCCGGTGCTGGAGGAGCTGGACACGGATGTGGAGGACGCGGCGGCCTCACTCGGGGCCGGCCGGCTGACGATCCTGCGCCGCATCGTGCTGCCCAGCGTGCTGCCGGCGATCTTCGCGGGCGCCTCGCTCTCGTTCGCGCGCGGACTCTCCGAGTACGGTTCGCTGGTGCTGCTCTCCTCGAACAGCCCGCACCGCACCGAGACGGTCTCGGTGCGGCTGTTCGCCTTCATCGAGCAGAGCAACACCCGGTCCGCAGCCGCGCTGGCCACCATCCTGCTGGTGGTGGCGCTGCTGGCCATCGTCGTCCTCGACGTGGTGCAGAGGCGGGTGGCGCGGCGTGGGTAG
- a CDS encoding sulfate ABC transporter permease — MGRWLRRLIVVAYLSLLVLWPTWYVVKNTFSGGFGAFWDVLQMPEVTSALEVTARISVIAVAINVVFGVWISLVLVRYTFPGRRILSALIDLPLSVSPVVVGLALMLVYSPAYGWFGKPLDGAGIEIVFATPGMVLATCFVTLPLVIREVVPVLEELGDDQEQAARSLGAGTWQTFWRITVPGIRWALIYGLVLSLARALGEFGAVKVVSSRIAGQSMTATTLVEARSQFAPGEAYALSFLLAFAGVVCLVIVALLRAQANRSLGEKS, encoded by the coding sequence GTGGGTAGGTGGCTGCGGCGACTCATCGTGGTCGCCTATCTCTCGCTGCTGGTGCTGTGGCCGACGTGGTACGTCGTGAAGAACACCTTCTCCGGCGGGTTCGGCGCCTTCTGGGACGTCCTGCAGATGCCGGAGGTGACCTCCGCCCTGGAGGTGACGGCGCGGATCTCGGTGATCGCGGTGGCGATCAACGTGGTCTTCGGTGTCTGGATCTCGCTCGTGCTCGTGCGCTACACGTTCCCGGGGCGACGCATCCTGTCGGCACTCATCGACCTCCCGCTCTCGGTCTCCCCGGTCGTGGTCGGGCTCGCCCTGATGCTGGTCTACAGCCCGGCGTACGGCTGGTTCGGCAAGCCCCTGGACGGTGCCGGGATCGAGATCGTCTTCGCGACCCCGGGCATGGTGCTGGCGACCTGCTTCGTCACCCTGCCGCTGGTGATCCGCGAGGTCGTGCCCGTGCTCGAGGAGCTCGGCGACGACCAGGAGCAGGCCGCCCGGTCGCTGGGCGCCGGTACCTGGCAGACCTTCTGGCGGATCACTGTTCCCGGCATCCGGTGGGCGCTCATCTACGGCCTCGTGCTCAGCCTGGCCCGCGCGCTGGGCGAGTTCGGCGCCGTCAAGGTGGTCAGCTCGCGCATCGCGGGCCAGTCGATGACCGCCACCACCCTCGTCGAGGCGCGCAGCCAGTTCGCGCCCGGCGAGGCCTACGCACTGTCGTTCCTGTTGGCCTTCGCCGGCGTCGTGTGCCTGGTGATCGTGGCACTCCTGCGCGCGCAGGCCAACCGTTCCCTGGGAGAGAAGTCATGA